The Penaeus chinensis breed Huanghai No. 1 chromosome 39, ASM1920278v2, whole genome shotgun sequence genome has a segment encoding these proteins:
- the LOC125046391 gene encoding mucin-12-like isoform X3 yields the protein MPSLLACFVCGGKGESDDVRVLDYRHSALNDVPADVFASERTLEELLLDSNQLTELPRQLFYCHGLRELGLSDNELTSLPPAVASLINLTSIDLSKNAISDIPDNIKGCKQLAVVDASINPLCRLPEGFTQLLSLQELYLNDTFLEYLPANFGRLSKLKILELRENQLNTLPKSIARLTNLQRLDIGQNDFSELPEVIGSLGNLTELLFDNNKVKSLPPMMGKLKKLLHVDASKNKIDWVSGELENCAVLTDLHLSSNNLKELPESLGGCSQLQLLRLDDNALTHLPESLGGLAALEELVVTQNDLETLPASIGLLRALHTLHVDDNLITELPPEIGSCIQLTVLTAASNRLTSVPAELGHLPKLAVLNLCDNLIPHLPVSLTKLKLRALWLSENQNKPQVQLQSDTLPETGQRVLTCFMLPQQVRSHQPEMVVETDTFPGQGWDEQRRAKTLIKFAFDGDVDKPGRLTRAPTPYPKELKALAKHARNLHSLQKDPSRQFVLGRSEDAGRVSSPAQPAKEDSEVASGRRVIAMKAPGDTVTKNTTSPAEENGTSQHPMTSSEGSGPAEGEQGGDTPDKRIKKPPPYHIAAVMSRHAADFQEASVEVSSSQGTNAQGGAGLTVKDLPGSQQPLTVSSTTAIGEDENNDTSSSSDSGYGNGKSSSQQTAEEQQCSDSCSNSPSSPQNLTDSSITMPSTPTSPLGSAGSAAPSSKSFMVTSSMRPPSTHLSPITTTGSLPSDRHSYAAPQHSSSPLVQASMGQHIYSSGHLSYSQKMQTNTTMTNARPASIAAGQQLENQNSGSMQRPGSLALGTLADSALLNRLPRDHRPGSLAAPINTVGIPPAPTRAVSHMGLNVSSPTRARDPTMFRSQDLSRAGRGLSVAEERFIGTASARQESNGLVSIIDQVTSSLLEHGDSPPPKTPVTPSAPSSTFPTTSPTTATPPSKLAGTQVTSDRIPLSASDSTTSESYVTSDTSGRSSLSYQRGVGSSLTSSGGLTNFTQDQPRGEVLHPTPHRPHIISPSGSRHGLDSLQDPSVGTPDKVAMGVPQHIETGTSPPRTAPKPQSRIPALSPESYPGVTPGKANHKTSFDSPASHSPAQMTESRIPSIGNIGRSPSNLTSERSNESHVLPESRIPTLGAMGRSPSNLNHESKTESRIPTLNNMGHSSSNLLHDKQTSGESRIPTLGSTGRSQSNLGHEAPTTPESRIPTIGAVGRTSSNLTRESIGLKKPASSHEGVTKPASNLNTPQQLRTAGMNGSGIPSLASQGRSNSSLGSGIPSPSPTSAGLRTGIPKHDATDGLTKKPLVYGGTSQVSSTSRLQSPSYSSGIRPPTYSSASPLPSPVQHPSGSFTQSPGYSSGIRPPSINSAINTPGIPLPSSGSTSHLTNPGSRGSITSTGSGTRIPMVAGNSASRLPAPSANKHRVSPSAQNADNKTNNSAWMFGQHKNARVVCQNFPVVIEKNPGLGFTIGLSDSDAEDKSIYVTSVAGGGAASSALKVGDKLLQVDGVDLRLADLHTATSILNKTSNTVNLMVSRLQ from the exons ATGCCTTCCTTGCTAGCTTGTTTTGTgtgcggagggaagggggagagtgacgATGTGCGGGTGCTTGATTACCGTCACTCTGCTCTCAATGACGTGCCTGCAGATGTGTTTGCTTCAGAACGCACGTTGGAGGAGCTGCTCTTGGATTCCAATCAG CTGACTGAGTTACCTCGTCAGCTGTTCTACTGCCATGGCTTGAGGGAGCTTGGGCTAAGTGATAATGAGTTGACATCCCTTCCTCCAGCTGTGGCATCCCTCATCAATTTAACTTCCATAGACCTCAGCAAAAATG CCATATCAGACATCCCAGACAATATTAAAGGCTGCAAGCAACTTGCTGTGGTGGATGCCAGTATCAACCCCCTGTGTCGTCTACCTGAGGGTTTCACACAGCTGCTTTCTCTGCAAGAACTTTATCTGAATGACACTTTCTTG GAATACCTTCCCGCTAACTTTGGCCGATTATCCAAGTTGAAGATTTTGGAGTTAAGGGAAAACCAGCTGAATACGTTGCCAAAGTCCATCGCACGTCTCACAAACCTGCAGCGCTTGGACATTGGGCAGAATGACTTCTCTGAATTG CCAGAGGTGATTGGAAGTCTTGGCAACTTGACTGAACTCTTGTTCGACAATAACAAAGTGAAGTCACTTCCACCCATGATGGGCAAATTGAAGAAACTGCTTCATGTTGACGCATCAAAGAATAAAATAGACTGGGTCTCTGGAGAACTGGAAAACTGTGCAGTGCTCACAGATTTACATCTCTCATCCAATAATCTTAAG GAACTGCCGGAGAGTCTGGGAGGTTGTAGTCAGTTGCAACTTTTGCGTCTGGATGACAATGCCCTGACTCACCTCCCTGAGTCGCTTGGTGGTCTGGCAGCCCTTGAGGAACTGGTTGTCACTCAGAACGACCTGGAGACTTTGCCAGCCTCAATTGGGCTACTTCGTGCTCTGCATACTCTCCATGTGGATGATAATCTCATAACAG AGTTACCACCAGAAATTGGTTCTTGCATTCAGTTGACAGTCCTTACCGCTGCATCAAATAGACTGACGAGTGTCCCTGCTGAACTGGGTCACCTTCCAAAATTGGCAGTTCTAAATCTTTGTGATAATTTGATTCCTCATCTGCCTGTATCACTTACAAAACTAAAG CTAAGGGCTTTGTGGCTTTCTGAAAACCAGAACAAGCCACAGGTCCAGTTGCAATCAGACACACTGCCAGAAACAGGGCAGCGTGTTCTAACATGTTTCATGCTACCACAGCAAGTTCGCTCTCATCAGCCAG AAATGGTGGTTGAGACGGACACCTTCCCAGGCCAGGGATGGGATGAGCAGAGGAGAGCAAAAACTCTTATTAAGTTTGCctttgatggtgatgttgacaaACCAGGCCGCTTGACACGAGCCCCAACACCCTACCCCAAAGAACTCAAGGCACTCGCCAAGCATGCTCGTAACTTGCACAGCTTGCAGAAGGACCCCTCACGACAATTTGTGCTCGGGCGTTCAGAGGATGCTGGCAGGGTGTCATCTCCCGCACAGCCTGCTAAAGAGGACAGTGAAGTGGCTTCAGGCAGGCGG GTCATTGCCATGAAAGCTCCTGGAGACACAGTAACCAAAAACACAACCAGTCCAGCAGAGGAAAATGGAACCTCACAGCATCCCATGACTTCATCTGAGGGGTCTGGCCCTGCAGAAGGAGAGCAAGGAGGCGACACTCCGGACAAGCGCATCAAAAAGCCGCCACCTTACCACATAGCAGCCGTCATGTCAAGGCATGCAGCCGACTTCCAAGAGGCGAGTGTCGAGGTGTCTTCATCACAGGGAACAAATGCACAGGGAGGGGCTGGTCTGACTGTCAAGGATCTGCCAGGCTCACAGCAG CCATTAACTGTGTCATCAACCACTGCCATTGGTGAGGACGAAAACAATGACACAAGTAGTTCCAGTGACAGTGGCTATGGCAATGGGAAATCATCAAGTCAACAAA ctGCCGAAGAACAGCAGTGCAGTGATTCCTGTTCAAACTCACCATCCTCACCGCAGAATCTGACAGATTCCAGCATCACTatgccctccacccccacctcacctTTAGGGAGTGCAGGATCAGCTGCACCATCCTCGAAATCCTTCATGGTTACAAGTTCCATGAGGCCCCCAAGTACTCATTTGTCGCCCATCACTACCACAGGGTCTCTTCCATCAGACCGCCACTCATATGCTGCTCCACAGCATTCCTCCTCACCACTTGTGCAAGCCTCCATGGGACAGCATATATATTCTTCTGGCCACTTGTCATATTCACAAAAAATGCAGACTAACACTACTATGACCAATGCTCGCCCAGCCTCCATTGCGGCAGGGCAACAGCTGGAGAATCAGAATAGTGGCTCCATGCAGCGGCCTGGGTCTTTGGCTCTTGGCACGCTAGCAGATTCAGCACTTCTCAACCGGCTGCCTAGAGATCATCGACCAGGATCTTTGGCAGCACCTATCAATACTGTTGGCATCCCACCTGCTCCAACAAGGGCTGTGTCTCACATGGGATTGAATGTCTCCAGTCCAACAAGAGCACGTGATCCCACTATGTTCAGGAGCCAAGATTTATCACGAGCTGGACGCGGATTGTCCGTAGCAGAGGAACGTTTCATTGGAACTGCTAGTGCTCGTCAGGAGAGCAATGGTCTTGTCTCCATTATTGACCAG GTAACAAGCAGTTTGCTGGAACATGGGGATAGTCCCCCTCCCAAGACTCCAGTGACCCCTAGTgctccttcttccacttttcctACCACTTCACCCACAACAGCAACACCTCCATCCAAGCTGGCAGGCACCCAAGTCACCAGTGATAGGATACCCTTATCAGCATCTGATTCTACAACATCAGAATCCTATGTGACTAGTGATACAAGTGGCAgatcctccctctcttatcaacGTGGTGTGGGTTCATCCCTGACCAGTAGTGGTGGACTCACCAACTTCACTCAAGACCAACCTCGAGGTGAGGTTTTGCATCCAACTCCACATCGACCACATATTATCTCTCCTTCAGGCTCCAGACATGGATTAGACTCTCTGCAAGACCCCAGTGTGGGTACTCCAGATAAGGTAGCAATGGGAGTCCCTCAACATATTGAGACTGGGACTTCCCCTCCCAGAACAGCACCTAAGCCTCAGTCAAGAATCCCAGCACTCAGTCCAGAGAGTTATCCTGGTGTTACACCTGGTAAGGCAAATCATAAAACAAGCTTTGACTCTCCTGCTAGTCACAGTCCTGCTCAGATGACAGAATCTCGCATACCCTCTATAGGCAACATTGGCCGTTCTCCCAGTAACTTGACCAGTGAAAGATCAAATGAGAGTCATGTCTTACCTGAGTCAAGAATACCAACCCTTGGTGCCATGGGAAGAAGCCCAAGCAATCTCAATCATGAAAGTAAGACAGAAAGTAGAATTCCAACTCTTAATAACATGGGACATAGTTCCTCCAACTTACTACATGATAAGCAGACTTCAGGAGAATCACGAATACCCACTCTTGGAAGCACTGGGAGAAGCCAAAGCAACCTTGGTCATGAAGCACCAACTACACCCGAGTCTCGTATTCCAACAATAGGTGCAGTGGGTAGAACATCTAGTAACTTGACACGTGAATCCATTGGGCTGAAAAAGCCTGCCAGCTCACATGAAGGAGTCACAAAACCTGCATCAAATCTTAACACACCACAGCAGCTTAGAACAGCTGGAATGAATGGATCAGGTATTCCAAGTTTAGCCTCACAGGGGAGAAGCAATAGCAGCTTAGGATCAGGCATCCCAAGTCCAAGCCCAACTTCTGCAGGGTTAAGAACTGGCATCCCCAAGCATGATGCGACAGATGGGCTAACCAAGAAGCCACTGGTGTATGGAGGAACAAGCCAAGTGTCCTCCACATCTCGCCTCCAGTCCCCAAGTTATTCAAGTGGCATTAGGCCCCCTACCTATTCATCAGCTAGTCCTCTGCCCAGTCCAGTCCAACACCCATCTGGCAGTTTTACCCAGTCCCCAGGTTACTCATCTGGCATCCGACCACCCTCTATCAATTCAGCAATTAACACCCCAGGTATTCCACTACCTTCTTCAGGATCTACAAGCCACCTGACCAACCCAGGGTCAAGAGGGTCAATCACGTCAACAGGATCTGGGACTCGCATTCCAATGGTTGCAG GAAATTCTGCATCAAGACTCCCTGCACCCAGTGCCAACAAGCACCGTGTGTCTCCATCAGCACAAAATGCAGATAACAAGACAAACAATTCAGCGTGGATGTTTGGCCAGCACAAAAATGCCCGTGTGGTATGTCAGAAT TTCCCGGTAGTGATAGAGAAAAATCCAGGCCTTGGCTTCACGATTGGGCTGTCAGATTCTGACGCAGAAGATAAG AGTATTTATGTGACGAGTGTCGCAGGAGGGGGGGCAGCATCCTCAGCCCTCAAAGTTGGGGACAAGTTGCTACAGGTGGATGGGGTTGACCTGCGACTAGCGGACTTGCACACCGCAACTTCTATCCTCAACAAGACCTCCAACACTGTTAACCTGATGGTGTCCCGACTCCAGTGA